One genomic region from Cellulomonas fengjieae encodes:
- a CDS encoding response regulator, protein MPNTTKIIDVLLVEDDPGDVLMTREAFEDNKVRNRLSVVSDGVSALEFLRKEGEHADAPTPDLILLDLNLPRMDGREVLQALKADAALRSIPVVVLTTSEAEDDVVRSYALHANAYVTKPVDFDRFIEVVRQIDEFFVEVVRLPGR, encoded by the coding sequence ATGCCCAACACCACCAAGATCATCGACGTCCTCCTCGTCGAGGACGATCCCGGCGACGTGCTCATGACCCGCGAGGCGTTCGAGGACAACAAGGTCCGCAACCGGCTGTCGGTCGTGTCCGACGGGGTCAGCGCGCTGGAGTTCCTCCGCAAGGAGGGCGAGCACGCCGACGCGCCGACGCCCGACCTGATCCTGCTCGACCTCAACCTGCCGCGCATGGACGGCCGTGAGGTCCTGCAGGCGCTCAAGGCGGACGCGGCTCTGCGGTCCATCCCGGTGGTCGTGCTGACCACCTCGGAGGCCGAGGACGACGTGGTGCGCAGCTACGCCCTGCACGCGAACGCCTACGTCACCAAGCCCGTGGACTTCGACCGGTTCATCGAGGTCGTGCGCCAGATCGACGAGTTCTTCGTCGAGGTGGTCCGGCTTCCGGGTCGCTGA
- a CDS encoding HelD family protein — protein sequence MDNELADEQRVVDRLYGRLDDLRAQTRARLADVRREGPSGSPQNRSERDAFATLYEDRIAQLEAVEERLVFGRLDLDDDSRRYIGRLGLTDAEQTQLLTDWRAPAAQAFYRATAAHPDGVVRRRHVVTRGRTVTSVEDEVLDLDRLASDSDGRLSGLSGEGALLAGLAAGRTGRMGDIVATIQSEQDAIIRSELGGALVVQGGPGTGKTAVALHRAAYLLYAHRRLLERSGVLLVGPSRTFLRYIDQVLPSLGETGVVTTTVAELYPGIQATASEDEALAELKGRALWGSVIARAVRDRERVPAQPVHVRVDGHDIVVRPNDVASAMARARRNHKPHNQARITFVRDMLNRLAEQYVQQLGQEVPSDERGEIIEELRTTREIRIALNLAWMPITPQKLVSDLWSKPHRLASAAPQLTAEERAMLVRAADAPWTPADVPILDEAAELLGEDDQAARAEARAAAERRVSELAYARQVLESTGGGGMVSAEMLADRFAATGPTLTTAERAAADRSWTYGHVVVDEAQELSAMAWRSLLRRVPTRSLTIVGDVAQTTSSAGARSWAAQLDPVLRSSWRLNELTVNYRTPAEIADTARRVAVEANLPVSPLTSARDVEDSLVVERSTDFPAAVTERTEKLVAEVTDSSGAGRIAVITVDARLRAVGDALREAGLRPALGSGSSAADLDAPLVVLTPREAKGLEFDVVVLVEPAEILEASPGDLYVAMTRPTRALHVLHDRPLPRGWLTGS from the coding sequence ATGGACAACGAGCTGGCCGACGAGCAGCGCGTCGTCGACCGGCTGTACGGCCGGCTCGACGACCTGCGCGCTCAGACCCGGGCCCGTCTGGCCGATGTCCGCCGCGAGGGTCCGTCCGGATCTCCCCAGAACCGCAGCGAGCGGGACGCCTTCGCCACATTGTACGAAGACCGCATCGCCCAGCTCGAGGCCGTCGAGGAGCGCCTGGTCTTCGGGCGGCTCGACCTCGACGACGACAGCCGGCGCTACATCGGCCGGCTCGGCCTGACCGACGCCGAGCAGACGCAGCTCCTCACCGACTGGCGCGCGCCGGCCGCCCAGGCGTTCTACCGGGCCACCGCGGCGCACCCCGACGGCGTCGTGCGCCGTCGGCACGTCGTCACCCGCGGTCGCACGGTCACCAGCGTCGAGGACGAGGTGCTCGACCTCGACCGGCTCGCCAGCGACTCCGACGGGCGGCTCAGCGGGCTGTCCGGCGAGGGTGCGCTCCTGGCCGGCCTCGCCGCGGGGCGCACCGGCCGGATGGGCGACATCGTCGCGACGATCCAGAGCGAGCAGGACGCGATCATCCGCTCCGAGCTGGGCGGCGCGCTCGTGGTCCAGGGCGGTCCCGGCACGGGCAAGACCGCGGTCGCACTGCACCGCGCCGCCTACCTGCTCTACGCCCACCGGCGGCTGCTCGAGCGCTCGGGCGTCCTGCTCGTCGGACCGAGCCGGACGTTCCTGCGCTACATCGACCAGGTGCTCCCGTCGTTGGGCGAGACCGGCGTGGTCACGACGACCGTCGCCGAGCTGTACCCGGGGATCCAGGCGACCGCGAGCGAGGACGAGGCGCTGGCCGAGCTCAAGGGACGCGCGCTGTGGGGCAGCGTCATCGCCCGGGCCGTGCGCGACCGCGAGCGCGTCCCCGCCCAGCCCGTCCACGTGCGGGTCGACGGTCACGACATCGTCGTGCGGCCCAACGACGTCGCGTCGGCCATGGCGCGCGCCCGGCGCAACCACAAGCCGCACAACCAGGCGCGCATCACGTTCGTCCGGGACATGCTCAACCGGCTCGCCGAGCAGTACGTTCAGCAGCTCGGCCAGGAGGTGCCGTCCGACGAGCGCGGCGAGATCATCGAGGAGCTGCGCACCACGCGGGAGATCCGGATCGCGCTCAACCTGGCGTGGATGCCGATCACACCGCAGAAGCTCGTCTCGGACCTGTGGTCCAAGCCGCACCGCCTGGCCTCCGCCGCTCCGCAGCTGACCGCCGAGGAGCGGGCGATGCTCGTGCGCGCAGCCGACGCACCCTGGACGCCGGCGGACGTCCCGATCCTCGACGAGGCCGCGGAGCTCCTGGGCGAGGACGACCAGGCCGCGAGGGCGGAGGCGCGCGCTGCCGCCGAGCGCCGCGTGAGCGAGCTCGCCTACGCGCGGCAGGTCCTGGAGTCGACAGGTGGCGGCGGGATGGTGTCGGCGGAGATGCTCGCCGACCGCTTCGCGGCCACCGGCCCGACCCTCACGACGGCCGAGCGCGCCGCCGCCGACCGCTCGTGGACCTACGGTCACGTGGTGGTGGACGAGGCACAGGAGCTGTCCGCCATGGCGTGGCGGTCCCTCCTGCGCCGCGTGCCGACGCGGTCGCTGACGATCGTCGGTGACGTGGCGCAGACCACGTCGTCCGCCGGTGCCCGCAGCTGGGCGGCCCAGCTGGACCCCGTGCTGCGCTCGTCGTGGCGGCTGAACGAGCTGACGGTGAACTACCGGACCCCCGCCGAGATCGCCGACACCGCCCGGCGGGTGGCCGTCGAGGCGAACCTGCCCGTGAGCCCGCTGACCTCGGCTCGCGACGTCGAGGACTCGCTGGTCGTGGAGCGGTCCACCGACTTCCCGGCGGCCGTCACCGAGCGCACCGAGAAGCTCGTCGCCGAGGTGACCGACTCCTCCGGCGCCGGGCGGATCGCCGTGATCACCGTGGACGCGCGACTCCGGGCCGTCGGTGACGCCCTGCGGGAGGCCGGCCTGCGGCCCGCACTGGGATCCGGGTCGAGCGCCGCCGACCTCGACGCCCCGCTCGTGGTGCTGACCCCGCGCGAGGCCAAGGGCCTCGAGTTCGACGTCGTGGTGCTGGTGGAGCCCGCCGAGATCCTCGAGGCGAGCCCCGGCGACCTGTACGTGGCCATGACCCGCCCCACCCGTGCGCTGCACGTCCTGCACGACCGCCCGCTCCCCCGCGGCTGGCTCACGGGCTCCTGA
- the serA gene encoding phosphoglycerate dehydrogenase, with the protein MLKALLLENLHPQARSILESAGFDVTTRSGALDEAELVEALDGVHLLGIRSKTQVTAEVLAQAPSLVTIGAYCIGTNQIDLAEAAARGVAVFNAPFSNTRSVVEIAIADIISLTRRQTELDRAMHDGIWNKSATGAHEIRGRTLGIIGYGNIGTQLSVLAENLGMSVVFYDTAEKLALGNARRMDTLDELLETADIVTLHVDGRSGNAGLFGAKQFARMRPGSVFLNLSRGFVVDYASLRDAIVAGHVAGAAVDVFPVEPKRNGDPFESELRGLPNVILTPHTGGSTEEAQEAIGQFVSHKVRDYLASGSTTLSVNLPNLALDPQPGVHRLAYLHRNVPGVLAAVNATLAEHGVNIEGQLLATRGDIGYVVTDAGAPVDSAVIDALSARPESVRLRLLS; encoded by the coding sequence GTGCTGAAGGCCCTGCTGCTCGAGAACCTCCACCCCCAGGCTCGCTCGATCCTCGAGTCGGCCGGCTTCGACGTGACGACCCGCTCCGGGGCGCTCGACGAGGCCGAGCTGGTCGAGGCGCTCGACGGTGTGCACCTGCTGGGCATCCGCTCCAAGACGCAGGTCACCGCCGAGGTGCTCGCGCAGGCGCCCTCCCTCGTGACCATCGGCGCCTACTGCATCGGCACCAACCAGATCGACCTCGCCGAGGCGGCCGCGCGCGGCGTCGCGGTGTTCAACGCGCCGTTCTCCAACACCCGGTCCGTGGTGGAGATCGCGATCGCGGACATCATCTCGCTGACCCGCCGGCAGACCGAGCTCGACCGGGCGATGCACGACGGCATCTGGAACAAGTCGGCCACGGGCGCCCACGAGATCCGCGGCCGCACGCTGGGGATCATCGGCTACGGCAACATCGGCACGCAGCTGTCGGTGCTCGCCGAGAACCTCGGCATGTCGGTGGTGTTCTACGACACCGCGGAGAAGCTGGCGCTGGGCAACGCCCGGCGGATGGACACCCTCGACGAGCTCCTGGAGACGGCGGACATCGTCACCCTGCACGTGGACGGCCGCAGCGGCAACGCCGGCCTGTTCGGTGCCAAGCAGTTCGCGCGGATGCGGCCCGGCTCGGTGTTCCTCAACCTCTCGCGCGGGTTCGTCGTGGACTATGCGTCGCTGCGGGACGCGATCGTGGCGGGTCACGTGGCCGGTGCCGCCGTCGACGTCTTCCCCGTCGAGCCCAAGCGCAACGGCGACCCGTTCGAGTCGGAGCTGCGCGGTCTGCCCAACGTCATCCTCACGCCGCACACCGGCGGATCCACCGAGGAGGCGCAGGAGGCCATCGGCCAGTTCGTCTCGCACAAGGTGCGCGACTACCTGGCCTCGGGGTCGACGACCCTGAGCGTCAACCTGCCCAACCTCGCGCTCGACCCGCAGCCCGGCGTGCACCGCCTCGCCTACCTGCACCGCAACGTGCCCGGGGTGCTCGCGGCGGTCAACGCCACGCTCGCCGAGCACGGGGTCAACATCGAGGGCCAGCTGCTCGCCACCCGCGGGGACATCGGCTACGTGGTCACCGACGCCGGTGCGCCCGTCG
- a CDS encoding PP2C family protein-serine/threonine phosphatase, producing the protein MRAERETRRGSAATPVPIRLLLVEDDEGDAVLVREHLADAGLDVDLSWVRSLDEAIDHLNVDLVLLDLGLPDAMGIGALERLLAAGAPAVVVLTGLSGTDIGLQAVAAGAQDYLVKGEVDGELLGRSVRYAIQRRRLEDTDRALYRSLVRAEEVNRLERALLPTPSVVDQRLEVRVGYRAGRDGVLGGDFYDVVERPDGSVLALVGDVCGHGPDEAALGATLRTAWRTLVLAEVPTVDIFGLLERVLISERARPEIFTTVCMLDVTADRSAVDLYLAGHPVPLLLGEPSALLPTHGRGRALGIPVSGGWAPVRLELGPSWRILLYTDGVLEATVTGSSDRVGKTGLLRIVDAAVVAQGDLVDRVLHDVRQLHGGDLVDDAAVVVLGWRG; encoded by the coding sequence GTGCGGGCCGAGCGCGAGACGCGCCGCGGTAGTGCGGCCACGCCCGTTCCGATCCGGCTGCTGCTCGTCGAGGACGACGAGGGCGACGCCGTCCTCGTCCGGGAGCACCTGGCAGACGCAGGGCTGGACGTCGACCTCTCGTGGGTCCGTAGTCTCGACGAGGCGATCGACCACCTGAACGTCGACCTGGTCCTCCTGGACCTCGGCCTGCCGGACGCGATGGGCATCGGCGCCCTCGAGCGGCTGCTGGCGGCCGGCGCTCCCGCGGTCGTGGTTCTCACCGGCCTGTCCGGCACCGACATCGGCCTCCAGGCCGTCGCGGCCGGCGCGCAGGACTACCTCGTCAAGGGTGAGGTCGACGGCGAGCTGCTCGGGCGCTCGGTGCGCTACGCCATCCAGCGCCGCCGCCTCGAGGACACCGACCGCGCGCTCTACCGGAGCCTCGTGCGCGCCGAGGAGGTCAACCGGCTCGAGCGGGCGCTGCTGCCCACACCGTCGGTGGTCGACCAGCGGCTCGAGGTACGGGTGGGGTACCGCGCGGGGCGGGACGGCGTGCTCGGCGGTGACTTCTACGACGTGGTGGAACGTCCCGACGGCTCCGTCCTCGCGCTGGTGGGCGACGTCTGCGGGCACGGTCCCGACGAGGCGGCGCTGGGTGCCACGCTGCGGACGGCCTGGCGGACCCTCGTGCTCGCCGAGGTGCCCACGGTCGACATCTTCGGGCTGCTCGAGCGCGTCCTCATCTCCGAACGCGCCCGCCCCGAGATCTTCACGACCGTCTGCATGCTCGACGTGACGGCGGACCGCAGCGCGGTGGACCTCTACCTCGCGGGGCATCCCGTGCCGCTGCTGCTCGGCGAGCCCTCGGCGCTCCTGCCCACGCACGGGCGCGGTCGGGCGCTCGGTATCCCCGTCTCCGGCGGTTGGGCTCCGGTCCGGCTCGAGCTCGGTCCCTCCTGGCGGATCCTGCTGTACACCGACGGCGTCCTGGAGGCCACGGTCACGGGAAGCTCCGACCGGGTCGGCAAGACCGGCCTGCTCCGGATCGTCGATGCCGCTGTCGTGGCGCAGGGCGATCTCGTCGACCGCGTCCTGCACGACGTGCGGCAGCTGCACGGGGGCGACCTCGTCGACGACGCGGCCGTCGTGGTCCTCGGGTGGCGTGGGTGA
- a CDS encoding sensor histidine kinase, with protein MSGDQTPRRRRWTLRRRLRTAIIAAGLALAVVILATVLVLGRLLDLQDAVTEKYFTAITQADGAFIQLIDAETAVRGYALTGDPVTLEPYDRSVADDLSFRVLADREARGDDAGLTAAARAAADASGHWYDEFATPVMDEVRAGGVGAVSTQEIEQGRVLFDEARAAAQEYIDLLRERRSQAVDELATWTLVAAGMVVLLVLAAVAVGVVMWITLRRWILKPLDSLAADARAVSSGDLQHPVGRVGPGEISALAVDVERMRVALVDQVRSMESSRAELESAHALLTEQAEELRRSNRDLEQFAYVASHDLQEPLRKIASFTQLLQKRYGGQMDERADQYIAFAVDGAKRMQRLIQDLLGFSRVGRLGGEVSDVDLGVVLGDALENLSESLEESGAVVTHDELPVVRGEEPMLVQLFQNLIGNAVKFREPSRPVTVHIGATRVGEAWELECRDNGIGIDPQYAERVFVIFQRLHAKDVYEGTGIGLSLCKKIVEFHGGRIWIEPHDGDGTRIHWTLPAAEPAEPVDPAEPVDPAEPVEPVESTAEAVEPVAPAEPVDRADHATPES; from the coding sequence GTGAGCGGTGACCAGACGCCGCGGCGGCGTCGCTGGACGCTGCGCCGACGACTGCGGACCGCGATCATCGCGGCCGGTCTCGCCCTCGCCGTCGTCATCCTGGCGACGGTGCTCGTGCTGGGGCGGCTCCTCGACCTTCAGGACGCCGTCACCGAGAAGTACTTCACGGCGATCACGCAGGCGGACGGCGCGTTCATCCAGCTGATCGACGCCGAGACGGCGGTGCGCGGGTACGCGCTCACGGGTGACCCCGTGACGCTCGAGCCCTACGACCGGTCCGTCGCGGACGACCTCTCGTTCCGCGTGCTCGCGGACCGTGAGGCGCGCGGCGACGACGCCGGGCTCACCGCCGCGGCGCGGGCGGCCGCGGACGCGAGCGGACACTGGTACGACGAGTTCGCCACCCCGGTGATGGACGAGGTCCGCGCGGGAGGGGTCGGAGCGGTCTCCACGCAGGAGATCGAGCAGGGCAGAGTGCTGTTCGACGAGGCGCGCGCCGCGGCGCAGGAGTACATCGACCTCTTGCGGGAGCGCCGCAGCCAGGCCGTGGACGAGCTGGCGACGTGGACGCTCGTGGCGGCCGGCATGGTCGTGCTCCTGGTGCTGGCCGCCGTCGCGGTCGGTGTGGTGATGTGGATCACGCTCCGGCGCTGGATCCTCAAGCCGCTCGACTCCCTGGCAGCGGACGCGCGGGCGGTCTCGTCGGGTGACCTGCAGCACCCGGTCGGGCGCGTCGGCCCCGGCGAGATCTCCGCGCTCGCGGTCGACGTCGAGCGGATGCGCGTCGCGCTCGTCGACCAGGTCCGGTCCATGGAGTCGTCGCGCGCCGAGCTCGAGAGCGCACACGCGCTGCTCACCGAGCAGGCGGAGGAGCTGCGCCGGTCCAACCGCGACCTCGAGCAGTTCGCCTATGTCGCGTCGCACGACCTGCAGGAGCCGCTGCGCAAGATCGCGAGCTTCACGCAGCTCCTGCAGAAGCGCTACGGCGGTCAGATGGACGAGCGCGCCGACCAGTACATCGCGTTCGCGGTGGACGGTGCCAAGCGCATGCAGCGGCTGATCCAGGACCTGCTGGGCTTCTCCCGCGTGGGACGGTTGGGCGGCGAGGTGTCCGACGTCGACCTCGGGGTGGTGCTGGGCGACGCGCTGGAGAACCTCAGCGAGTCGCTCGAGGAGTCCGGCGCCGTGGTGACGCACGACGAGCTGCCGGTGGTCCGCGGCGAGGAGCCGATGCTCGTCCAGCTCTTCCAGAACCTCATCGGCAACGCCGTGAAGTTCCGTGAACCGTCCCGGCCGGTCACCGTCCACATCGGAGCCACCCGCGTGGGGGAGGCGTGGGAGCTCGAGTGTCGCGACAACGGCATCGGGATCGACCCGCAGTACGCGGAACGCGTGTTCGTCATCTTCCAGCGGCTGCACGCCAAGGACGTCTACGAGGGCACCGGCATCGGTCTCTCGTTGTGCAAGAAGATCGTCGAGTTCCACGGTGGCCGCATCTGGATCGAGCCGCACGACGGCGACGGCACCCGCATCCACTGGACGCTGCCGGCAGCGGAACCAGCGGAACCAGTGGATCCAGCGGAACCAGTGGATCCAGCCGAACCCGTGGAACCCGTCGAATCAACAGCCGAAGCAGTCGAACCGGTGGCGCCCGCTGAACCGGTCGACCGCGCCGACCACGCCACCCCCGAGTCCTGA